CCTGCATGGTGCAGATGCCGTTACATTGGCTTTATCGAGTATTTCTTTAACTGATATAAGGGAAGACATTTATAACCTTATTAGAGTGGTGGTTTCCATTTTCCTGATGAGGCATCAAAAGACCAGCACCCCTCAAGCGCCCTTTTTGATGTAAAGCTTGGATTCTCCGCCCACATAAGCATTGTTTCATGCGCATCCTTAAGCCTTCTGAATTCGGCTGCATCGCCGCCCATATCAGGATGATGTATCAGGGCCATCTTCTTGTAGGCAGATTTTATCCTTGCACTTTTTTCTTCGGAAAGTATCTCCTCCAGCTTCAGCTTGAGGCATTTAATAGACTCTCTTTCCGCCTTTGAAAACCTTGGCCTCTTTCTACTGTCTGGCCTGACCGACTTGACAGGTATTCGGCTGTTACTGTTTTTTTTAAGTAAGGATTGACTTGCGTAACTCCTGGAATTTTTGTCCGCGATTATCGTATAGTACTCACTGCCGGAATCCAGGATCAGCCTTTTCAGGTCATCGGCAGGCTTTCTTCCAGGGGTCCTTTTGCAGGTGAACCTGGATATCTCCTTTGACCAGGCGGGCAGTATATCAAGCACCACCTGCGCACCGCTGAATGAAAAGGATGCATACCTTGTATTAAAGATGCTTAAGAGCCCGTTTGAAAGGGAGAGCACCCACATGATCTGCCTTCTGCATTCCTGTGAACAGTATCTCCTTCTCCCGTCAATATCAGAGCGGCCACATGCAAGGCATGCCCTTTTTTTACTCTCAGGATTGCCCTGTTTTAAAATAATAAGTTTTGACATCATTACTTAATTAATAAAAATGTTCCTGTGCAAAAATAAAAAACCTGCCGGACAGGCAGGAAACCGAATAATACATGTTCATAAATGAATAATCAACCTGATTAACCAGGCTATTATGATAATTATTGACCAATTTAGATGATTTTTTTATACTCCCTTAACCCGGCCGGGAAGGGTAAATACAGGACAGGAACTATAAAGCATGATTTATAAAAAAATTAGAACTTTTTAATCTTGTTTATGTCAAATAGCCTGAATACCGATATGATTAAAGAATAGTTAGTCTCAAATGAGCCTGAAAGGAAAATTATTATGCTTTTTATCCGGAAAAATTTAGCCCACTATCTGTTAATCCTGGTCCTGCTTTTAGCAGGATGCACAACAATGGACAGGCAGCTCCCTTTAAGAGTTGAAAGAGAGGGGTCCAGTATAAAAGAGACCGATAACAGAATGAAACAGACCTTTGTCTCTGATGAATCCCTTGAACTGCCTGGTGAAGAGCGGTCAGTGGATACATTTGAGGTGGACAGGATCGCCAGCACACATACTGAACAGGAATTAATTGATTCAGCCCTTGAATATTGCCAGGCATCAAACGACTTCTGGGAAAAAGGCGACCTGGATAATGCAATAGACTGCCTTGACAAGGCGTATTCACTCACACTCAAGATAGATAACTCTGCAAGTCCTGTAATATTACAGGAAAAGGAAGACCTTCGCATTACAATAGCAAAGAGGATGCTTGAGGTATACTCATCAAGGTTCACCTCTGTGAATGGTTCTCACAAGGCCATACCGCTGGTTATGAACCACCATGTGCAGAAGGCTATAGACCTTTTCACCAAGGGGAGAGAAAAGGAGTGGTTCCTGAAGGTATACGCAAGATCAGGTAAATACAGACCGGCAATCGTAAGGAAATTAAAAGAGGCAGGGCTGCCGGAAGAGCTGTCATGGCTTCCTTTTATAGAAAGCGGTTACAGCACTGTTGCAATCTCAAGCGCACGCGCGCTGGGGATGTGGCAGTTTATCGCATCAACTGGTTATAAATACGGGTTGAACAGGGATAACTGGATAGACGAGAGGATGAACCCTGAAAAGGCAACAAAGGCGGCTATCGCATATCTTACTGAATTGCATCAGATATTCGGTGAATGGACAACCGCCCTTGCAGCATACAATTGCGGCGAGGCAAGGGTTTTAAGGGTAATAAACACCCAGAAAATAAACTACATGGATAATTTCTGGGACCTTTATGCAAAACTGCCCAGTGAAACCGCATTTTATGTACCGAAATTTCTTGCAGTGCTTCATATTATCAATAACCCTTCGGCATATGGCATAGAGCTTCCTTCCCTTGAAAAAGAGATAGAATATGACAAGGTAAATATAAATAAACAGATATCACTCAAGACTTTAGCCACCGAGCTGTTCGTGGATTACAACCATCTCAAGGAACTGAACTCCGAACTGAGGCAGAGTGTAACGCCAAAAACAACATATGAGCTTAAGGTGCCCAAGGGCAAAGGCGAGATACTGGTAGCAAAGCTGAATGACATGCCTGCCTACACACCGAGCACATCATCCTTTACCGCCTCTGCATCCGACTACCTCATTCATAATGTGAAAAATGGTGAAACCCTTTCGACTATAGCCAAAAAACACAAGACCTCCATGGATGCAATCATGGCCATTAATAACCTCAAGAGTAAAAATGTCCTAAGGGTAGGGGCTAAACTCAAGATACCTGTAGGCAAATATACCTATGTTGCTACATATTCCGCCCCATCAGGCACACCCACCAGATATACTGTGAGGAAGGGCGATAGCCTGTGGAAGATAGCAGACCGTTTCGGAACCACAGTCAAATCCATAAAGGCGCTTAACGGCCTTGAGGACCCCTCTCTCAAGGTTGGGCAGGTGCTTATGATAACAGGGGGAGAGACCTCAGATACAAAACAGGCAGATAAAGGTAACTACACGGTCAAACAGGGCGATAGCCCATATCTTATTGCTAAAAAACACAGCATGAATCTCTCTGAATTTCTGGCAATAAATAATCTTAACCCGGACAGCACCATCTTCCCCGGTCAGGAAGTCAAGATCTTTACACGGTAGGGTTTAATGCTGCGAAAGGGAAATATGAATTAATGCCAGTACTTTCAGGTCTTGACCTATACAGGTCAGAATTCCATAAAAAATTCAGGGGATGCAGGATCGGTCTGCTTTCAAACCAGGCATCTGTAACAGCCGACCTGATCCATGCCAGAGATGTTATTAAAGAGGTCTCAAAGGGCGATCTCAGGGCACTGTTCGGGCCTCAGCATGGCTATGCGGGTGAAGAGCAGGACAACATGATAGAGACAGGCCATGGGGTCGATAAGGATCTGCGCATACCTGTATTCAGCCTCTACAGCAGCTCAAGAGAACCATCAGCAGATATGATGGAGCTAATAGATGTGCTTCTTGTCGACATGCAGGATGTGGGCACAAGGGTATATACCTTTTCATCAACCATGCTCAACTGTATGAGAGCGGCCAAAAGATACGGTAAACGAATAGTGATACTTGACAGGCCTAACCCACTTGGCGGTGAGGCTATGGAAGGGAACCTGCTTGCCACTGAACTCTACTCCTTTGTTGGTCCATACAGGATGCCCATGAGGCACGGCATCACCATGGGTGAGCTTGCTCTCATGTTCAACAAAGAGCTTAAAGTATGGTGTGACCTCTCGGTTATCATGATGGAGGGGTGGCAACGTTCCATGTTCTGGGAAGAGACCGGCCTGCCCTGGGCTGTGCCTTCTCCAAACATGCCCATACCTGAATCCGCATATGTGTATCCCGGTCAAGTGATATGGGAAGGTACAAACATATCTGAAGGCAGGGGCACATGCCGCCCGTTTGAGACATTCGGCGCGCCATACCTTGATACCTCAGCAATTAAAAAAAAGATTCATGAGGAGTTCTTAAAAGGGTGTATCCTTCGAGAGGTCTCTTTTAAGCCCACCTTTAACAAGTGGCAGGGGGAGATATGCAAAGGGTTTATGATACATATCACGGACAGGGCATTATTCAGGTCTTACGATACTGCTATTGCCATGCTTAGGGCAGTAATAGATACACATAAAGACTGCTTTGAGTGGAAAAACCCTCCCTATGAATATGAATATGAAAAACTTCCGATTGATCTGATTTTGGGTAATCATGATTTAAGGGTGGCGATTCAGGAGGGTAGGGATATTTATGATATTAGAGAGTGCTGGTTAAAGGGGTATGAGGAATTTAAGGAGTTACGCAGGCCATATCTTTTGTATTGAGTAACATGTAAATATTTTTTATTGATAAAACCAGCCTGCCGTTCACTCCCTCCCGTTGCATTAAATAGGTATCCTTTCTTCTTGCTGAGATCATTCAATCTTCTTTTTTCCACCGCTTGCTATCCATTCATCAATTGCGTTTTTATCAAAACGCCATACACGACCTATCCTGATGGCTGGAATTTTATCTTCTGCGGCATACTTACATATGGTGATCTCATGCAGTTTGAGATATTTTGCTAATTCTTTTGTTGTCATTATCTGAGGCATGGTAAACTCCTTTTTATATAATATAGATTAATGAGATTATCGAAAAATCCATGTTGTTATTTATAATACTCCAAAGGTAGAAAGTCAATACAATAAATGGTTAATAGTAGGTAAAGTTATTCTATATTTATATCTTTTAACTGTTTTTTATTGTCATACTCTTCTTTCTGTATAATTAATGATAATTATATAAATAATAATATAAATATGAAACAAAAGGGTCATTTTAAAGGCAGAAACTGCTGTTTTTTATTAAAATACCAGAAAAATCCCCCCTTATTAGAAAAAACAACAGGGGATAAACGGGATATATAGCGGTTTTTTGGGTTGAAAATGCCTAAATTTTGATTTTAAAGTTTTGACAGTATCTCCTCTGCCCTTTTTGCCTCAGGTGTTTTCGGATATGTTTTAATGAGCCTGTTAAGGAGCAGCTTTGTGGTTGTTATATCATCCAGCTCCCGCCAGGCAATCGCCTGACGAAGGTAGGCACCGGGTACCTTGTTTGCGTCAGGATATTTCTTTATTACATCATCAAAGGCTTTTACAGCCTCTTTATACTGCCCCATGGACATATAACACTCACCGATCCAGAACTGTGCATTATCTGCCAGGTCTGACTTCGGATATTCAGCAAGAAATGATCTGAATCCGCTCAAGGCCTCTTTAAACTGCTCCTTTTGATACAAGATCAGGCTTGTATCGTATAAGGCCTCATCCTTTGGCTTATTATCCATGCTGATAGAATCAAGGTCTGCAAATCCCCCTGAATCGGGCGAACCTCCGGAGGGTATAGTAACAAATGGCTCCAGGCCAAGGTATCTCTGCTGCTCTTTTACCATTCTCTCAAGGCGGTTAACTCTCTCTGCAATGCTGCCCCCGCCATTTGAATCACCCAGCTCCTTCTCCAGATTGCGCTTTACCAGGTATTCTGTTTCCTCTATCCTGCCGGTTAGTGCCCTCATATCTGACCTGAGTGTGTCTATGTCAGCCATTAGAGATGCCTGAGTTGAGACAATATTATCTATTTTACTGCCTACGTTAGTTTCAAGCGCCTCTGTCCTTTTTTTAAGTGCACCTATCTGATCATTGGTATATCTCATATATTCCTTATTTTGTGCACAGGATGAGAAAAACAAAAAAAGGGATAGCGATATAACGCCTGCCATTAGCCTGTATTTATTTTTATATATATTGTTCATGGATTTTGCGCTTTAAAAGAAAAGGTAAAGGTACGGTCCGGTAAATCATCCGGCCCGCACCTGTTGTTTAAAGAAAAACAAATGCCTGTATTACTGAATTAAAACAAACTCGGCACGCCTGTTCTGTGACCATGCAGCTTCATTAGAACCTGTTGCAACAGGTTTTTCTTCACCATAGCTGACTGTGGTAAGCCTGTCAGATGATACGCCTGCAGCGCTGATATACTTTGCAGTGGCCTCTGCCCTTCTTGCTCCAAGTGCCATGTTGTACTCTGTGCTGCCTCTTTCATCGCAATGGCCTTCAATCTTGAGCTTGTAGGAGCTATTGTCCTTGAGCCAGCCGACCTTTTTGGAAAGAACAGCCTGATACTCAGGCTTTATATCTGCCCTGTCATAGTCAAAGTAGATCTTCTCTGATTCCATAGCTGCCTTTGCTGCCGCCTTTTCTCTCTCAAGCCTTGCTGCCTCAGCGGCTAATCTGTCCTTCTCAGCCTGTTCTGCTGCAATTCTGGCTTGCTCAGCAGAATCATCTACCTTTGGAGGCTCTTCGACTGCCACAGGTGTTGGTATAATCTTCTTCTGCTGGCAGGCAGAGGTAAACAGTAAAAGTGTAGATACAAAGCCAATCAAAAGTACGCCAGTCATAGATTTTCTAATCATGTTATCCCCCTAATAATAAAGTTAAGTTAATAAATTGTTTATATTCAATAAATATAGATTTCTAGTTTGAAATTAATTTTCACTTATATTCAAAATAAAAATTTCAGTCAACAAAATTCCATTAAAAAGGTGACCATGATGGATTTCTATCTTCTCCATCAAAAAATGTTACCCTTCTCTGGTTAAAGCCGTTTGCGTTCATTATATAGAGGTGATACCCCCCTGACCGGTTGGAACTGAAAACAATATATCTTCCGTCCGGGGACCAGCATGGCTCCTCGTTATTGCCATCTCCCTCTGTAAGATTCCTTAAACCTGTGCCATCAGGATTCATGGTATATATGTCATGCACCCCTTTTTCAGCGACCACAAAAGCTATTTTATTGAGTGAAGACCACACCGGGCTTGTGCAGTATTTAAAGTCATATGTGATGCGTTCTTCAGACCCTGTGGTTAGATCCTTTACATATATCTGGGGCAGGTCTGTTCTGCCTGAAACAAAAACCATCTTTTTACCGTCAGGAGACCTGGATGGAGAGATGTCATCGCTTCTGCTGTTTGTCAGTTTCCTTAAATTCCCACCATTGATATCTGCTGAATAGATATCCGCATACCCCCCCTTGTCTCTTAATGAAAGATCAATGCCTCCTCCATGGGGATGCCAGCGTGAGCTGAACCCCTCCTTGTCGGAAAGCCTCTTTATCTTTCCTGTTGAGATATTCATATAATGAGGTATGAAGTGCCCATCCCTGTTCAGGGTAAAGGAAAACCCCTCTCCATCCGGTGACCACCTCGGGAACTGTGCAATAGCCTTTTCATTAGTAATCTTTTTAAGATTATACCCGTCAAAGTCACATACATATATCTCCTTATTGCCTGAACCCCTGTTGTCAAAAAGGAATTTGCTTAAGAATATACCCTTATGCCCTGTGATTTTAAGGAATATATCATTACCTGCCCTGTGCATGAGCAACCTGTAATCAGTAATCTTTTCCAGGTATCTTTTTCCGAAGATCTGCTTTCCCTCAAATGGGTCATAGGCCCTAATATCCACCTCAATATTATTACCAATGCAGGTATATGCCCCCTTGATAAGGAGGTCTGTGCCTATAAGTGTCCAGTTCCTGAAATTGATATTTTCAATGGTTATACCCGCCCCGTCTCCATCAAGAAATGCCTTTTTTTCCATCGGAAGAAAATAGCCGGAGAGGTCAAGGTCATTGTTCATCACCTTTGGCAGTTCTGTTGAGAGCTCCGGTGATTCCCTGTTAGGGGAAAGGTTCTTGAAATCCGGTATGGCAACCTTGAGCCTTCTGTCACCGGGCTGACTGATATCCACAGTAATACGTCCAAAAGTGTTTACTGAAAGTGCCGGATAAATGATAATTAAAAGGAGTAACACCTTGCAGATGTTATTCAACATCTCTGAGATTGAAATTGAGTTCAAGTTCTTCATTTCTTTTTTTATATCCTTCTGGTAATGGAGGAAGCGGTTTGGCCTTTTCTATTGCCTTTAGAACAGACTGGTCAAATACCCTGTTTCCGGATGGCTTAATAAAATCTGTATCCAGCACTGTCCCGTCATTTTTCACCTTTAATAATACTATTGCCTCTATATCTTTTCTGTTGGAAAGGGAGTCAGGGTATGCCCAGTGGCTTTTTATCAGCACCTCCACCTCCATCTGATATATCCTTAAGGCAGGGTTGCCCCCGCTTAAACCACCTCCAGCCCCTCCGCTGCCTGTGCCCCCTCTGCCGGACAATGCCCCTGTGCCGGTTCCGACGGTACTACCGGGGCCAGTGCTTTCTCTTAGTGCATTGATGGCCTTTTCA
The sequence above is drawn from the Desulfatiglans sp. genome and encodes:
- a CDS encoding helix-turn-helix domain-containing protein codes for the protein MPQIMTTKELAKYLKLHEITICKYAAEDKIPAIRIGRVWRFDKNAIDEWIASGGKKKIE
- the pal gene encoding peptidoglycan-associated lipoprotein Pal; protein product: MIRKSMTGVLLIGFVSTLLLFTSACQQKKIIPTPVAVEEPPKVDDSAEQARIAAEQAEKDRLAAEAARLEREKAAAKAAMESEKIYFDYDRADIKPEYQAVLSKKVGWLKDNSSYKLKIEGHCDERGSTEYNMALGARRAEATAKYISAAGVSSDRLTTVSYGEEKPVATGSNEAAWSQNRRAEFVLIQ
- a CDS encoding LysM peptidoglycan-binding domain-containing protein; translated protein: MDRQLPLRVEREGSSIKETDNRMKQTFVSDESLELPGEERSVDTFEVDRIASTHTEQELIDSALEYCQASNDFWEKGDLDNAIDCLDKAYSLTLKIDNSASPVILQEKEDLRITIAKRMLEVYSSRFTSVNGSHKAIPLVMNHHVQKAIDLFTKGREKEWFLKVYARSGKYRPAIVRKLKEAGLPEELSWLPFIESGYSTVAISSARALGMWQFIASTGYKYGLNRDNWIDERMNPEKATKAAIAYLTELHQIFGEWTTALAAYNCGEARVLRVINTQKINYMDNFWDLYAKLPSETAFYVPKFLAVLHIINNPSAYGIELPSLEKEIEYDKVNINKQISLKTLATELFVDYNHLKELNSELRQSVTPKTTYELKVPKGKGEILVAKLNDMPAYTPSTSSFTASASDYLIHNVKNGETLSTIAKKHKTSMDAIMAINNLKSKNVLRVGAKLKIPVGKYTYVATYSAPSGTPTRYTVRKGDSLWKIADRFGTTVKSIKALNGLEDPSLKVGQVLMITGGETSDTKQADKGNYTVKQGDSPYLIAKKHSMNLSEFLAINNLNPDSTIFPGQEVKIFTR
- the ybgF gene encoding tol-pal system protein YbgF; protein product: MRYTNDQIGALKKRTEALETNVGSKIDNIVSTQASLMADIDTLRSDMRALTGRIEETEYLVKRNLEKELGDSNGGGSIAERVNRLERMVKEQQRYLGLEPFVTIPSGGSPDSGGFADLDSISMDNKPKDEALYDTSLILYQKEQFKEALSGFRSFLAEYPKSDLADNAQFWIGECYMSMGQYKEAVKAFDDVIKKYPDANKVPGAYLRQAIAWRELDDITTTKLLLNRLIKTYPKTPEAKRAEEILSKL
- a CDS encoding DUF1343 domain-containing protein — protein: MPVLSGLDLYRSEFHKKFRGCRIGLLSNQASVTADLIHARDVIKEVSKGDLRALFGPQHGYAGEEQDNMIETGHGVDKDLRIPVFSLYSSSREPSADMMELIDVLLVDMQDVGTRVYTFSSTMLNCMRAAKRYGKRIVILDRPNPLGGEAMEGNLLATELYSFVGPYRMPMRHGITMGELALMFNKELKVWCDLSVIMMEGWQRSMFWEETGLPWAVPSPNMPIPESAYVYPGQVIWEGTNISEGRGTCRPFETFGAPYLDTSAIKKKIHEEFLKGCILREVSFKPTFNKWQGEICKGFMIHITDRALFRSYDTAIAMLRAVIDTHKDCFEWKNPPYEYEYEKLPIDLILGNHDLRVAIQEGRDIYDIRECWLKGYEEFKELRRPYLLY